One window of Paenibacillus albicereus genomic DNA carries:
- a CDS encoding ABC transporter ATP-binding protein, translating into MTAVMELDRLHLQRDQRTILSEVSLSIGGGEQWVLLGRNGSGKTTLLEMMTGYLFPTSGTIDVLGFRYGECDVREVRKRIGYISQSLLEKLALADPVWEVVATGEYAFLRFYQEIDPAVKSKALAQLERAGLAHAAEQPLGTLSQGERKKVLLARALMSSPELLILDEPCSGLDLHEREKLLAAIARLTNERMTVLYVTHHMEEILPLFTHVALLHEGRLLHAGPKEQVLRGDVLSEAYEMPIEVDWDYGRPWIKVRADGVEN; encoded by the coding sequence ATGACGGCCGTCATGGAGCTGGACCGGCTGCATCTGCAGCGGGACCAGCGGACGATACTGAGCGAGGTCAGCCTGAGCATCGGCGGCGGGGAGCAATGGGTGCTGCTCGGCCGCAACGGCTCGGGCAAGACGACGCTGCTCGAGATGATGACCGGCTATCTGTTTCCGACCTCCGGCACGATCGACGTGCTCGGCTTCCGGTACGGGGAGTGCGACGTGCGCGAGGTCCGCAAGCGGATCGGCTATATCAGCCAGTCGCTGCTCGAGAAGCTGGCGCTCGCCGATCCCGTATGGGAAGTCGTGGCGACGGGCGAATACGCTTTCCTGCGGTTCTACCAGGAGATCGATCCCGCCGTCAAGAGCAAGGCGCTCGCCCAGCTCGAGCGGGCGGGTCTCGCCCATGCGGCCGAGCAGCCGCTCGGCACGCTGTCCCAGGGCGAACGCAAAAAGGTGCTGCTCGCCCGCGCCCTCATGAGCTCGCCGGAGCTGCTCATCCTCGACGAGCCGTGCTCCGGCCTCGACCTGCATGAGCGGGAGAAGCTGCTGGCGGCGATCGCCCGGTTGACGAACGAGCGGATGACCGTGCTGTACGTGACTCACCATATGGAAGAGATCCTGCCGCTGTTCACCCATGTGGCGCTGCTGCATGAGGGACGCCTGCTCCATGCGGGTCCCAAGGAGCAGGTGCTGCGCGGCGACGTGCTTTCAGAGGCGTACGAGATGCCGATCGAGGTGGACTGGGATTACGGCAGGCCATGGATAAAAGTAAGAGCGGATGGTGTAGAGAATTGA
- a CDS encoding C40 family peptidase, translating to MRMSNWKKTIARLSLCAAIGVAGINLGSIQSASAATPESEKLLDYGKQYLGVPYRLGAPSGVTYAFDCSSFTQYVFKKNGVALPRTSSQQAQKGAKVARGYLSKGDLVFFTNSNGKGIGHVAIYAGSNKLLHTYGKTGVTVSSLGTSYWNKHYVTAKRVL from the coding sequence ATGCGCATGAGCAACTGGAAAAAAACGATCGCCCGCCTCAGCCTCTGTGCTGCTATCGGCGTGGCTGGCATCAATCTCGGATCGATTCAATCGGCCTCGGCCGCTACGCCGGAGTCGGAGAAGCTGCTCGATTACGGCAAGCAGTACCTCGGCGTGCCGTACCGGCTCGGAGCTCCAAGCGGCGTCACATACGCGTTCGACTGCTCCTCGTTCACGCAATACGTCTTCAAGAAAAACGGCGTCGCCCTGCCGAGAACGTCGTCGCAGCAAGCCCAGAAAGGCGCGAAAGTGGCTCGCGGCTACTTGAGCAAAGGCGATCTGGTGTTCTTCACGAACAGCAACGGCAAAGGCATCGGCCATGTGGCCATCTACGCCGGCTCGAACAAGCTCCTGCATACATACGGCAAGACGGGCGTCACCGTCTCCAGTCTCGGCACCTCGTACTGGAACAAGCATTATGTGACCGCCAAGCGCGTGCTGTAG
- a CDS encoding serine/threonine-protein kinase — protein MRRKKDGMRSTEETGQLGLPEEAAEGSLQPGDVVGGRYRVLSLIGQGGMGEVYAAEDLRLGGALRALKLKPAGSWSELPSADEARLHMKLEHPHLPRLHDYFPSEGGRPEMLVMDYIEGCTLEEAARARPEGYTALEAAAAALQLGSALAYLHEQRPPIIHRDLKPANVMAARSGRLMLIDFGIARRFSPEAASDTTQLGTPGYAAPEQLAGCQSDARTDMYGLGCLLVRLMRGAAPDLRVQAGRTKELPYWLTRLLEPERARRFASMREAESAIRSWLEGEGETPPPAGGSGPFGGLSAAFPAAFPAALPGAAAPGRISVLSLSPGSGATFICLMLARLAADRGWPVQAAELACDRPHWQALLGAPEPLPAALDPRFGRWLQDGVEWLPRQSGAPDLERDEASARLDLMLKSRAGTLQLLDWSSGWTAGDALQRIAGSAAAVVVADPDPSRWSRERIRLLEELSARLGPDRIHWIANKDVRFADRREWLGLLPARPSAFMPFLDAESWYGLLWQGFPLPRRGEAAAAVRGALSPLLERIAASLRI, from the coding sequence ATGCGGAGAAAGAAGGACGGAATGCGGTCGACGGAGGAAACGGGCCAGCTCGGGCTGCCCGAGGAAGCGGCGGAGGGCTCGCTGCAGCCCGGCGACGTCGTGGGAGGCCGCTATCGCGTCCTCAGCCTGATCGGCCAGGGCGGCATGGGGGAGGTCTATGCGGCCGAAGACTTGCGTCTCGGCGGAGCGCTGCGGGCGCTCAAGCTGAAGCCGGCCGGCAGCTGGAGCGAGCTTCCGAGCGCGGACGAGGCGAGGCTGCACATGAAGCTGGAGCACCCGCATCTGCCGCGGCTGCATGATTATTTCCCTTCGGAGGGAGGTCGGCCGGAGATGCTCGTCATGGATTACATCGAAGGCTGCACGCTTGAGGAGGCCGCGAGGGCCAGGCCGGAGGGCTATACGGCGCTCGAGGCGGCCGCCGCCGCGCTGCAGCTAGGCTCGGCGCTCGCTTACCTGCACGAGCAGCGGCCGCCGATCATCCATCGCGATCTCAAGCCGGCCAACGTCATGGCCGCGCGCTCCGGCCGGCTCATGCTCATCGACTTCGGCATCGCCCGCCGCTTCTCGCCTGAAGCGGCTTCCGACACGACGCAGCTCGGCACGCCGGGCTATGCGGCTCCGGAGCAGCTTGCCGGATGCCAAAGCGATGCCCGCACCGACATGTACGGGCTCGGCTGCCTGCTCGTCCGTCTGATGCGAGGCGCTGCGCCGGACCTCCGCGTCCAAGCGGGACGGACAAAGGAGCTGCCGTACTGGCTGACGCGGCTGCTGGAGCCGGAGCGCGCCCGCCGATTCGCCAGCATGCGGGAGGCGGAGTCGGCGATCCGCAGCTGGCTGGAGGGGGAGGGCGAAACGCCTCCGCCCGCCGGCGGCTCCGGCCCCTTCGGCGGGCTGTCCGCCGCATTCCCGGCCGCATTCCCGGCCGCTCTCCCGGGAGCCGCCGCGCCGGGGCGGATCTCCGTGCTGTCGCTGTCGCCGGGCAGCGGCGCCACGTTCATCTGCCTCATGCTGGCGAGGCTCGCCGCCGACCGAGGCTGGCCGGTGCAGGCGGCCGAGCTCGCGTGCGACCGTCCGCACTGGCAGGCTCTGCTCGGAGCTCCGGAGCCGCTGCCTGCTGCGCTCGATCCGCGCTTCGGCCGCTGGCTGCAGGACGGCGTGGAATGGCTGCCGCGTCAGAGCGGCGCGCCTGACCTGGAGCGGGACGAAGCGTCGGCTCGGCTCGATCTCATGCTGAAAAGCCGTGCCGGCACGCTGCAGCTGCTCGACTGGTCATCCGGCTGGACCGCCGGCGACGCGCTGCAGCGCATCGCCGGCTCGGCAGCGGCCGTCGTCGTCGCCGATCCGGATCCCTCCCGCTGGAGCCGCGAGCGCATCCGGCTGCTGGAGGAGCTGTCCGCCCGGCTCGGCCCGGACCGGATCCACTGGATCGCCAACAAGGATGTCCGCTTCGCGGACCGGCGCGAATGGCTCGGCCTGCTTCCGGCCCGTCCGTCCGCCTTCATGCCGTTTTTGGACGCGGAGTCGTGGTACGGACTGCTGTGGCAAGGCTTTCCGCTGCCCCGGCGCGGCGAGGCGGCAGCGGCCGTGCGCGGTGCCTTGTCTCCGCTTTTGGAGCGGATCGCCGCGAGCCTGCGCATTTAG
- a CDS encoding GNAT family N-acetyltransferase, giving the protein MDYYRITSIEDEHFSKLHRLLQDIFPPEEVLAYELWEGPLQDPGIHVCVALHDGEAVGATEYRYYPQLRVAMTDFTIIGRPGLGVGRFLLRSREKELARLAAESGTEPIGMFAEIYDPYRTEHGFGGADPMNPFVRREVLSHIGYKRLELDYVHPSWDLQGGAVSGLDLGFLPQDEELDGIPGALAAEFLETYYSAIEAKPAQWYDMVAGLKRQGRVALLPL; this is encoded by the coding sequence ATGGACTATTACCGCATCACATCGATCGAGGACGAGCATTTTTCCAAGCTGCACCGCCTGCTCCAGGATATCTTTCCTCCGGAGGAGGTGCTGGCCTACGAGCTGTGGGAGGGGCCGCTGCAGGACCCGGGCATCCACGTCTGCGTCGCCCTGCATGACGGGGAAGCCGTAGGCGCGACCGAATACCGCTACTATCCGCAGCTGCGCGTCGCGATGACCGACTTCACGATCATCGGCCGTCCCGGCCTTGGCGTCGGACGGTTCCTGCTGCGCAGCCGGGAGAAGGAGCTTGCCCGCCTGGCGGCCGAATCCGGTACGGAGCCGATCGGCATGTTCGCGGAAATCTACGATCCGTACCGCACGGAGCACGGCTTCGGCGGCGCCGATCCGATGAACCCGTTCGTGCGGCGGGAGGTGCTGTCCCATATCGGCTACAAGCGGCTGGAGCTCGACTACGTGCACCCGTCCTGGGATTTGCAGGGAGGAGCCGTGAGCGGCCTCGATCTCGGCTTCCTGCCGCAGGACGAGGAGCTGGACGGCATACCGGGCGCTCTGGCGGCGGAATTCCTCGAGACGTACTATTCGGCCATCGAGGCCAAGCCGGCGCAGTGGTACGACATGGTGGCGGGGCTGAAGCGGCAGGGTCGCGTCGCCCTGCTTCCGCTGTAG
- a CDS encoding MBL fold metallo-hydrolase, whose product MSAYEDGRPGPLELRFLGTGDAMGVPRVYCSCVVCEESRRTGFNRRPRSSLLLRGLDADGAATLIDCGPDWGRQMEEAGLRSVRRILITHAHFDHIGGLVEWADACRRTKQKGTAFAPAEVIPAILDRFPWLESWIDFLPCDEPLRLGSWTIRCWRVNHGHNGYSYAYRFEQAETGLSWAYCSDAIGLDDGMKAPLRGCRLVILGTSFYEEPYSYETRSLYDVKEAIELQRELQPGELLLTHLSHDIDLMRDYGLPAGMAFAQTGLTRRIGGQAQAD is encoded by the coding sequence ATGAGCGCTTACGAAGACGGCCGTCCTGGTCCGCTCGAGCTGCGCTTTCTCGGCACGGGAGATGCGATGGGCGTGCCGCGCGTCTATTGCAGCTGCGTCGTATGCGAGGAATCCCGCCGCACGGGCTTCAACCGCCGGCCGCGCTCGTCGCTGCTGCTGCGCGGGCTCGATGCGGACGGAGCGGCGACGCTGATCGATTGCGGCCCCGACTGGGGCCGCCAGATGGAGGAGGCCGGACTGCGCTCGGTCCGGCGCATCCTGATTACCCACGCGCACTTCGACCATATCGGCGGGCTCGTCGAATGGGCGGACGCCTGCCGTCGGACGAAGCAAAAAGGAACGGCCTTCGCCCCGGCGGAAGTCATCCCGGCCATTCTCGACCGGTTTCCCTGGCTGGAGAGCTGGATCGACTTTTTGCCTTGCGACGAGCCGCTCCGCCTCGGCAGCTGGACGATCCGCTGCTGGCGCGTGAATCACGGGCACAACGGCTACTCCTACGCCTACCGCTTCGAACAGGCGGAGACGGGGCTGAGCTGGGCTTACTGCTCCGATGCGATCGGCCTCGACGACGGCATGAAGGCTCCGCTTCGCGGCTGCCGCCTCGTCATCCTGGGCACGAGCTTTTACGAAGAGCCGTACTCGTACGAGACGCGATCCTTGTACGACGTGAAGGAGGCGATCGAGCTGCAGCGGGAGCTGCAGCCCGGCGAGCTGCTGCTGACCCATCTGTCGCATGACATCGACCTGATGCGCGACTATGGCTTGCCGGCAGGAATGGCTTTCGCCCAGACCGGCTTGACGAGGCGGATCGGAGGCCAGGCGCAGGCCGATTGA
- a CDS encoding HAMP domain-containing sensor histidine kinase, with the protein MTLRKRFTLFTIFWLIFILILFNIFVYLFMTKITTRSEQQVMTNKVNLILENNKIMDKDHLSDEGLLREFYNVNELIRIITPDGKTVNLQGSDTDLLALPVKFEPYHVQGEMFVGSTRVLYMKVPLYEDSEIIGMLEIERKLNLQDSYMKVLVAALSVTSIGAILFAIFGTYWFTSRLTAPIQHMVQTMREIDRSGKLRKIEIGDKEESAELLQLIRAFNQMIERLDRTFARQKQFVADASHELKTPLTVISSYAGMLKRWGRDDVKIRDEAIEAIAKESERLQNLTKSMLMLAEAEQEDWLSLQTFDVVQMVDELASMLQLTFQRQIRVHTSAGDLRMSGDKDKIRQLLVILLDNAIKYSKEPIDVTVSSVKQSVRIHVTDKGIGIEENEIQHLFERFYRVDGARRRTTGGVGLGLSIAKRIVDLHEGQIDVFSKPGKGTTITLQFPQTLKNTSGR; encoded by the coding sequence ATGACCCTCCGCAAGAGGTTCACGCTCTTCACCATCTTTTGGCTCATCTTCATCCTGATCCTGTTCAACATCTTCGTCTATCTGTTCATGACCAAGATCACGACCCGCAGCGAGCAGCAGGTCATGACCAACAAGGTCAACCTGATCCTTGAGAACAACAAGATCATGGACAAGGACCATCTGTCCGACGAAGGGCTGCTGCGGGAGTTCTACAACGTCAACGAGCTGATCCGCATCATCACGCCTGACGGCAAGACGGTCAACCTGCAGGGCTCCGACACCGACCTGCTCGCGCTGCCGGTCAAGTTCGAGCCGTATCACGTGCAGGGCGAGATGTTCGTCGGCAGCACGCGCGTCCTCTACATGAAGGTGCCGCTGTACGAGGACTCCGAAATCATCGGCATGCTGGAGATCGAACGCAAGCTGAACCTCCAGGACAGCTACATGAAGGTGCTTGTCGCCGCGCTGTCGGTGACGAGCATCGGGGCGATCCTGTTCGCCATCTTCGGCACGTACTGGTTCACCTCGCGCCTGACGGCGCCGATCCAGCACATGGTGCAGACGATGCGGGAGATCGACCGCAGCGGCAAGCTGCGCAAGATCGAGATCGGCGACAAGGAGGAGTCGGCGGAGCTGCTGCAGCTCATCCGCGCCTTCAACCAGATGATCGAGCGGCTCGACCGCACGTTCGCGCGCCAAAAGCAGTTCGTCGCCGACGCCTCGCATGAACTCAAGACGCCGCTGACAGTCATCAGCAGCTATGCGGGCATGCTCAAGCGATGGGGACGCGACGACGTGAAAATCCGCGACGAGGCGATCGAGGCGATCGCCAAGGAGTCGGAAAGGCTGCAGAACCTGACCAAGTCGATGCTCATGCTGGCCGAGGCGGAGCAGGAGGACTGGCTCAGCCTGCAGACGTTCGACGTCGTGCAGATGGTCGACGAGCTGGCCTCGATGCTGCAGCTGACGTTCCAGCGGCAGATCCGCGTCCATACTTCTGCCGGCGATCTGCGGATGTCCGGCGACAAGGACAAGATCCGCCAGCTGCTCGTCATCCTGCTCGACAACGCGATCAAGTACAGCAAGGAGCCGATCGATGTCACGGTGAGCTCCGTCAAGCAGTCGGTGCGCATCCATGTGACCGACAAGGGCATCGGCATCGAGGAGAACGAGATCCAGCACTTGTTCGAGCGCTTCTACCGCGTCGACGGCGCCCGCCGGCGCACGACGGGCGGAGTCGGGCTCGGCCTGTCGATCGCCAAGCGCATCGTCGACCTGCACGAAGGCCAGATCGACGTGTTCAGCAAGCCCGGCAAGGGCACGACCATAACGCTGCAATTCCCGCAGACGCTCAAAAACACGTCCGGCCGCTGA
- a CDS encoding carbon-nitrogen hydrolase family protein: protein MKYRVSAVQYHLEDIGSFDEFAAQVTHYVRNASEYGVQMLLFPEFLTTQLLSIGDGQGRPLGIGRLPEFTERYERLFRSLAAEYGMHIVGGTHVVRSDDGKLRNTAYLFQPDGGIRTQAKIHLTPTEVEEWNMAPGDGLEVFETPFGTIAMLTCYDIEFPEIVRMARAKGADVIYCPSCTDDRHGFYRVRYCAHARAVENQVYIVTTGTTGSLRRVDFMRANYGQAAVITPNDIPFPPRGILCEGDDNQDMLIVADLDLRLLEDVRRAGSVTTWRDRRTDLYPDWS, encoded by the coding sequence GTGAAATATAGAGTTTCGGCGGTCCAGTACCATCTGGAGGATATCGGCAGCTTCGATGAATTCGCAGCCCAAGTCACGCATTACGTGCGCAACGCCTCCGAATACGGCGTGCAGATGCTGCTTTTCCCGGAGTTTTTGACGACGCAGCTGCTGTCGATCGGAGACGGGCAGGGAAGGCCGCTCGGCATCGGCCGCCTGCCGGAGTTCACCGAGCGCTACGAGCGGCTGTTCCGCTCTCTCGCGGCCGAATACGGCATGCACATCGTCGGCGGCACGCATGTCGTCCGCTCGGACGACGGCAAGCTCCGCAATACGGCTTATTTGTTCCAGCCGGACGGCGGCATCCGCACGCAGGCCAAGATCCATCTGACGCCGACCGAGGTCGAGGAGTGGAACATGGCGCCCGGAGACGGGCTCGAGGTGTTCGAGACGCCTTTCGGCACGATCGCGATGCTGACCTGCTACGACATCGAGTTTCCGGAAATCGTGCGCATGGCGCGGGCCAAAGGCGCGGACGTCATCTACTGCCCGTCCTGCACGGACGACCGCCACGGCTTCTACCGCGTCCGCTACTGCGCGCATGCGAGGGCCGTGGAGAACCAGGTCTACATCGTCACGACCGGCACGACCGGCTCGCTTCGCCGCGTCGACTTCATGCGCGCCAACTACGGCCAGGCCGCCGTCATCACGCCGAACGACATTCCGTTCCCGCCTCGGGGCATCCTGTGCGAGGGCGACGACAACCAGGACATGCTGATCGTCGCCGATCTCGACCTGCGGCTGCTGGAGGACGTGCGCCGAGCCGGCTCGGTGACGACATGGCGCGATCGCCGCACCGACCTGTATCCGGACTGGTCCTGA
- a CDS encoding GNAT family N-acetyltransferase yields MYKTLYVQHEGKPAETVIRRYSLEDADALIEVQRRSFPPPYPQELLWTRGQIAEHVRLFPEGALCAEAGGILVGSMTGMRLHAAEGEHRSWSEATGDGSLSTHEPDGQTLYVVDICVVPEYRKSGIGRWLMQTMYETVVHLGLERLLGGGRLPGYHRHAERMSAEAYLSAVLRGELNDPVLGFLLRCGRTPVGVASAYLDDEESCGHAAMMEWRNPFLPR; encoded by the coding sequence ATGTACAAGACGCTTTACGTCCAGCATGAGGGCAAGCCGGCCGAGACGGTCATCCGCCGCTATTCGCTCGAGGACGCCGATGCGCTGATCGAGGTGCAGCGGCGGAGCTTCCCGCCGCCTTATCCGCAGGAGCTGCTCTGGACGCGCGGACAGATCGCCGAGCATGTGCGCCTCTTTCCGGAAGGAGCGTTGTGCGCCGAGGCCGGCGGCATCCTCGTCGGCTCGATGACCGGCATGCGGCTGCATGCGGCGGAGGGGGAGCACCGAAGCTGGTCGGAGGCGACCGGGGACGGCAGCCTTTCGACCCACGAGCCGGACGGGCAGACGCTGTATGTCGTCGACATCTGCGTCGTGCCGGAGTACCGCAAGAGCGGCATCGGCCGCTGGCTCATGCAGACGATGTACGAGACGGTCGTCCATCTCGGCCTGGAGCGGCTGCTCGGCGGCGGCCGCCTGCCGGGCTATCATCGCCACGCGGAGCGGATGAGCGCCGAGGCGTACCTCTCCGCCGTCCTGCGCGGCGAGCTGAACGACCCGGTGCTGGGCTTCCTGCTGCGCTGCGGCCGCACGCCGGTCGGCGTCGCATCGGCCTATTTGGACGACGAGGAATCCTGCGGCCATGCCGCGATGATGGAATGGCGCAATCCGTTTCTTCCCCGCTGA
- a CDS encoding ABC-F family ATP-binding cassette domain-containing protein, which yields MSLLTVENLSHTFGDRILFKEVSFRLLAGERVGLVGANGAGKSTLMNILTGKQLKDEGRVEWTPKIRYGYLDQHTKLQAGKTIRDVLRDAFAPLLVLEQELSEVTAAMAEPDADLDALLERMGEIQEELEIGDYYMLDVKVEEMANGLGLNAIGLDRDVTALSGGQRTKVLLAKLLLEKPTVLLLDEPTNYLDEEHITWLAGYLRNYPNAFLLISHDTGFMNSVVSVIYHLEFARLTRYTGNYEKFLEMAELNKAQHLGAYEKQQDFIKKQEDFIQRNKARASTSGRAKSREKQLDRIDRIDKPEEAAKPTFKFNEGRTSGKTIFEAKGLRIGYTKQLVPEMDMLIERGDKIAIVGCNGVGKSTLLKTILGRIEPLGGEVYRGDYLLPAYFEQEAKAPTMTPLDDVWNEFSGMNQHEVRAALARCGLKNEHITRALNQLSGGEQAKVRLCKLMLRESNWILFDEPTNHLDVVAKAELKRALEAYRGTVVLVSHEPDFYESWVTKTWDVESWSLKQAQSQN from the coding sequence ATGAGCTTACTTACTGTAGAAAATTTATCGCATACATTCGGAGACCGCATCCTGTTCAAGGAAGTCTCCTTCCGCCTGCTCGCAGGCGAGCGGGTCGGCCTCGTCGGAGCCAACGGCGCCGGCAAGTCGACCTTGATGAACATCCTGACGGGCAAGCAGCTCAAGGACGAGGGCCGCGTGGAGTGGACGCCGAAGATCCGCTACGGCTACCTCGACCAGCATACGAAGCTCCAGGCCGGCAAGACGATCCGCGACGTGCTGCGCGACGCCTTCGCTCCGCTGCTCGTGCTGGAGCAGGAGCTGTCCGAGGTGACGGCGGCGATGGCCGAGCCGGACGCCGACCTCGACGCGCTGCTGGAGCGCATGGGCGAGATTCAGGAAGAGCTGGAGATCGGCGACTACTACATGCTCGACGTCAAGGTCGAGGAGATGGCCAACGGCCTCGGCTTGAACGCGATCGGCCTCGACCGCGACGTCACGGCGCTGAGCGGCGGCCAGCGCACCAAGGTGCTGCTCGCCAAGCTGCTGCTGGAGAAGCCTACGGTCCTTCTGCTCGACGAGCCGACGAACTATTTGGACGAGGAGCATATCACGTGGCTCGCGGGCTACCTGCGCAACTATCCCAACGCCTTCCTGCTGATCTCCCACGATACCGGCTTCATGAACTCGGTCGTCAGCGTCATCTACCATCTGGAATTCGCACGGTTGACCCGCTACACGGGCAACTACGAGAAATTCCTCGAGATGGCCGAGCTGAATAAAGCCCAGCATCTCGGCGCATACGAAAAGCAGCAGGATTTCATCAAGAAGCAGGAAGACTTCATCCAGCGCAACAAGGCGCGCGCTTCCACTTCAGGACGGGCGAAGAGCCGCGAGAAGCAGCTGGACCGGATCGATCGTATCGACAAGCCCGAGGAGGCCGCCAAGCCGACGTTCAAGTTCAACGAGGGCCGGACGAGCGGCAAGACGATCTTCGAGGCCAAAGGGCTGCGCATCGGCTATACGAAGCAGCTCGTGCCGGAGATGGACATGCTGATCGAGCGCGGCGACAAGATCGCCATCGTCGGCTGCAACGGCGTGGGCAAGTCGACGCTGCTCAAGACGATCCTCGGCCGCATCGAGCCGCTCGGCGGCGAGGTGTATCGGGGCGACTACCTGCTGCCGGCCTACTTCGAGCAGGAGGCCAAAGCTCCGACGATGACGCCGCTCGACGACGTGTGGAACGAGTTCTCCGGCATGAACCAGCATGAGGTGCGCGCGGCGCTCGCGCGCTGCGGGCTCAAGAACGAGCACATCACCCGCGCCCTCAACCAGCTGAGCGGCGGCGAGCAGGCCAAGGTCCGGCTCTGCAAGCTGATGCTCCGCGAGAGCAACTGGATCCTGTTCGACGAGCCGACGAACCATCTCGACGTCGTCGCCAAGGCCGAGCTGAAGCGCGCCCTCGAGGCGTACCGCGGCACGGTCGTGCTCGTCTCGCACGAACCGGACTTCTACGAGAGCTGGGTGACCAAGACCTGGGACGTCGAGTCCTGGTCGCTCAAGCAGGCTCAGAGCCAAAACTAG
- a CDS encoding response regulator transcription factor, translated as MNERVLVIEDEESIARILQLELEHEGYEVGHAADGRSGFTQASSGEWDLVLLDVMLPELNGIEVLRRLRQSGNPIPVILITARDTVPDKVSGFEHGANDYVTKPFAMEELLARVRNLLRIFQQNPKESEGSDLLKIGDLTVELRTRKVFRKELAIDLTPREFELLVYLAQHKNEEKSREEILSEVWGYDFMGETNLVDVYIRYLRQKLDKGFRHKLIHTVRGVGYMMKEPEA; from the coding sequence ATGAATGAACGCGTTCTGGTCATTGAAGACGAAGAGAGCATCGCCCGCATCCTCCAGCTGGAGCTGGAGCATGAAGGCTATGAGGTCGGACATGCCGCGGACGGCCGCAGCGGCTTCACGCAGGCGTCCTCCGGCGAATGGGACCTCGTCCTGCTTGACGTCATGCTGCCGGAGCTCAACGGCATCGAGGTGCTGCGGAGGCTGCGGCAGTCCGGCAATCCCATTCCCGTCATTCTCATCACGGCCCGCGATACGGTTCCCGACAAGGTGAGCGGATTCGAGCACGGAGCGAACGACTACGTGACGAAGCCCTTCGCCATGGAGGAGCTGCTCGCGCGCGTGCGCAACCTGCTCCGCATCTTCCAGCAGAACCCCAAGGAATCCGAAGGCTCCGACCTGCTCAAGATCGGCGACCTGACGGTCGAGCTTCGCACCCGCAAGGTGTTCCGCAAGGAGCTCGCGATCGATCTGACCCCTCGCGAGTTCGAGCTGCTCGTCTACCTCGCCCAGCATAAGAACGAGGAGAAATCCCGCGAGGAGATCCTCTCCGAGGTATGGGGCTACGACTTCATGGGCGAGACGAACCTCGTCGACGTCTACATCCGATACTTGCGCCAGAAGCTCGACAAGGGCTTCCGCCACAAGCTGATCCATACGGTGCGCGGCGTCGGCTACATGATGAAGGAGCCCGAGGCATGA
- a CDS encoding SAM-dependent methyltransferase — MTVWIGTANKQYASYAMEELRRQFEGLSLSQLSPGETFLMQLPQGRDEVMKSIRDRKPIFLRHLQPVDSSRAMSLDADDLDWLSDWLRLSRSHLAGKRVGVHIRKAEGSPFPYSAADARAVLDAVLAEAGAEPAHKQPDSLVAVYASRDTLYAGIGTPEEMLSDWPGGAVRFQREDGQISRAKFKLLEAEREFGLDYSRFSRALDIGAAPGGWTSLLLERGLKVTAVDPAELHPSLQAYRTLTVLRKNASEVKFEPGSFDLLVCDMSWSPMQMCRLVLDLAPALQSGGSAIVTIKLMHRKPLQTIREVMQRFGESFDIVGARQLFHNREEMTLCMKKR; from the coding sequence TTGACCGTTTGGATAGGTACCGCCAACAAGCAATACGCCTCCTACGCGATGGAGGAGCTCCGCCGGCAGTTCGAGGGCTTGTCGCTCTCGCAGCTGTCGCCGGGCGAGACGTTTTTGATGCAGCTGCCGCAGGGGCGGGACGAGGTGATGAAATCGATCCGGGACCGCAAGCCGATCTTCCTGAGGCATCTCCAGCCGGTCGACTCTTCGCGCGCGATGTCGCTCGACGCCGACGACCTGGACTGGCTCAGCGACTGGCTGCGGTTGTCCCGGAGCCATCTCGCGGGCAAGCGGGTCGGGGTCCATATCCGCAAGGCGGAAGGCAGCCCGTTCCCTTATTCCGCCGCTGACGCCCGCGCTGTGCTCGACGCCGTGCTGGCCGAGGCGGGAGCGGAGCCGGCGCACAAGCAGCCGGACTCGCTCGTCGCCGTCTACGCCTCGCGCGATACGCTGTACGCGGGCATCGGCACGCCGGAGGAGATGCTGAGCGACTGGCCGGGCGGAGCCGTCCGCTTCCAGCGCGAGGACGGCCAGATTTCGCGGGCGAAGTTCAAGCTGCTGGAGGCCGAGCGGGAGTTCGGGCTCGACTACTCGCGCTTCTCGCGGGCGCTCGATATCGGGGCGGCGCCGGGAGGCTGGACGTCCCTGCTGCTCGAACGAGGGCTCAAGGTGACGGCGGTCGACCCCGCCGAGCTGCATCCGTCGCTGCAGGCGTACCGAACGCTGACCGTGCTGCGCAAAAACGCCTCCGAGGTCAAGTTCGAGCCGGGCAGCTTCGACCTGCTCGTCTGCGACATGAGCTGGAGCCCGATGCAGATGTGCCGGCTCGTGCTGGACCTCGCGCCTGCGCTGCAGAGCGGAGGCTCGGCGATCGTCACGATCAAGCTCATGCATCGCAAGCCGCTGCAGACGATCCGCGAGGTGATGCAGCGCTTCGGCGAGTCGTTCGACATCGTCGGCGCGCGCCAGCTTTTTCACAACCGGGAGGAAATGACCCTCTGCATGAAGAAACGCTAA